Proteins encoded in a region of the Leifsonia sp. PS1209 genome:
- a CDS encoding single-stranded DNA-binding protein encodes MSTRVPISIEGNLVADPDYGESQNGTKFAKFTVAVTDRKLEDGKWVDGDTQYHRTTVFGRTAENVRASLAKGDTVIVNGNLEFRHWTDQATGEPRAATEVVADSVGPSLRYTTAEVTRRAPKADGPDATATGPIVSGSTYGQPTLA; translated from the coding sequence ATGAGCACACGAGTCCCGATCAGTATCGAAGGCAACCTCGTCGCCGACCCCGACTACGGCGAGTCCCAGAACGGCACGAAGTTCGCCAAGTTCACTGTCGCCGTCACCGACCGCAAGCTGGAGGACGGCAAGTGGGTCGACGGAGACACCCAGTACCACCGCACCACCGTCTTCGGCCGCACCGCCGAGAACGTCCGCGCCAGCCTCGCCAAAGGCGACACCGTCATCGTCAACGGCAACCTCGAGTTCCGCCACTGGACCGACCAGGCCACCGGCGAACCCCGAGCCGCCACCGAAGTTGTCGCCGACAGCGTCGGCCCCTCACTCCGCTACACCACCGCGGAGGTCACACGCCGCGCCCCAAAAGCTGACGGCCCGGACGCAACCGCGACCGGGCCGATCGTGAGCGGGTCGACTTACGGGCAACCGACGCTTGCCTAA
- a CDS encoding DUF6338 family protein: MPTSIWGVAFYVFALFPGVAFVFAREGHHASSKRSAFRETASVVFVSAVCDAVVALVVVAIALSVPEIANTITAMLDGDLSWARSNFGWALVLALLALAAATFLGFFLGSKWAHDHGMKLLWSAAIPRDVSAWQKVLYPDERVEVKVGLTLKSGAWVSGTLWDFDNDADNSPHRTITLSGDLSARSSGSEEPVPLSETDWVVVEAGDIELLQASYYEPAEEGDLGTRDAGRPKSRRWKRIALAALVVGAAAGLVAVLSPSPSVWIRLATVVALAASVLFGIFAARGRA; encoded by the coding sequence GTGCCAACTTCCATCTGGGGCGTCGCCTTCTATGTATTCGCACTGTTCCCTGGCGTAGCGTTCGTCTTCGCCCGCGAGGGGCATCACGCATCGAGCAAGCGGTCGGCGTTTCGCGAGACGGCCAGCGTCGTGTTCGTTAGCGCTGTTTGTGACGCGGTCGTTGCCCTAGTAGTGGTTGCTATCGCTCTATCAGTTCCCGAGATAGCAAACACGATTACAGCGATGCTTGATGGCGACCTCTCGTGGGCACGCTCAAACTTTGGATGGGCGCTGGTGTTGGCGCTGCTAGCACTCGCGGCAGCAACATTTTTGGGCTTCTTCCTTGGTTCGAAATGGGCCCACGACCACGGCATGAAGCTCCTGTGGTCAGCGGCCATCCCAAGGGACGTTTCGGCTTGGCAGAAGGTTCTCTATCCGGACGAACGTGTCGAAGTAAAAGTGGGGCTTACGTTGAAGTCCGGGGCATGGGTCTCAGGTACGCTCTGGGATTTTGACAATGATGCGGACAACAGCCCGCACCGCACAATCACCCTGTCGGGCGACCTCTCCGCCCGATCTAGCGGCTCCGAGGAACCTGTGCCTTTGTCAGAGACGGATTGGGTGGTAGTCGAAGCTGGCGACATCGAATTGCTCCAGGCCTCCTACTACGAGCCGGCGGAAGAGGGCGACCTCGGTACGCGAGATGCGGGCAGGCCTAAGTCGCGAAGGTGGAAGCGTATTGCCTTGGCCGCGCTGGTCGTCGGGGCGGCAGCCGGGCTTGTGGCTGTGCTGAGTCCGAGCCCGTCGGTGTGGATTCGACTCGCTACGGTGGTCGCCCTTGCAGCGTCAGTCCTGTTTGGCATCTTCGCGGCAAGAGGTCGTGCATGA